Proteins from one Sarcophilus harrisii chromosome 2, mSarHar1.11, whole genome shotgun sequence genomic window:
- the LOC100931265 gene encoding olfactory receptor 11G2-like: MRISGIINISETISEFILLGFPCQKETQIILCMVFSIIYILTIMGNTSIICAVWSSQQLQTPMYTLLANFSFLEICYINSDVPKMLAIMLSESKTISFTGCLLQFYFFFSTCASECLFLSVMAFDRYLAICQPLHYSIIMTHNRCITLALFCWIGGFLWLLTPVILISQVPFCGPNIIDHFLCDLGPLLALSCAPVPRTTLACGAISSLIIFITFLYILGSYFHVLRAVLHVPSGSGRNKAFSTCASHFTVVSLFYGSVMVMYVSPGSGNQSGMQKFVTLFYSMATPFFNPLIYSLRNKDMKKALKKLLSKLFQRFPKGHKK, encoded by the coding sequence ATGAGGATCTCAGGAATCATTAATATCTCTGAGACTATAAGTGAGTTTATCCTCTTGGGTTTCCCTTGTCAAAAAGAAACTCAAATCATCCTCTGTATGGTGTTCTCTATTATTTACATCCTCACTATCATGGGGAATACATCCATCATCTGTGCTGTATGGTCAAGTCAGCAACTTCAAACTCCCATGTACACTCTCTTGGCCAATTTCTCCTTTTTAGAAATTTGCTATATTAACTCTGATGTTCCCAAAATGTTGGCCATAATGCTCTCTGAATCCAAAACCATATCTTTTACTGGCTGCTTGcttcaattctatttctttttctcaacatGTGCCTCTGaatgtttgtttctctctgtgaTGGCATTTGATAGATACCTTGCAATCTGCCAGCCTCTACACTATTCTATCATCATGACCCACAACCGCTGTATTACCTTGGCATTATTCTGCTGGATAGGTGGTTTCCTGTGGTTACTGACTCCAGTGATCCTAATCTCACAGGTCCCCTTCTGTGGCCCAAACATCATTGACCACTTTTTGTGTGACTTGGGGCCATTATTGGCGCTTTCCTGTGCCCCAGTGCCCAGGACTACTTTGGCCTGTGGTGCCATCAGCTCtctcatcatcttcatcaccTTCCTCTACATACTGGGTTCCTATTTCCATGTCCTGAGAGCTGTACTACATGTGCCATCAGGTTCTGGAAGAAACAAGGCTTTCTCAACATGTGCCTCTCATTTCACTGTGGTGTCTCTATTCTATGGCTCAGTCATGGTGATGTATGTCAGCCCAGGATCAGGAAACCAGTCTGGAATGCAGAAGTTTGTAACCTTGTTCTACTCCATGGCAACTCCATTCTTTAATCCCCTGATCTACAGTCTCCGAAACAAAGATATGAAGAAAGCTCTAAAGAAACTCTTGAGTAAGTTGTTCCAGAGATTCCCTAAAGGACACAAGAAGTGA